From one Malus sylvestris chromosome 1, drMalSylv7.2, whole genome shotgun sequence genomic stretch:
- the LOC126621583 gene encoding cell division cycle 20.5, cofactor of APC complex-like isoform X2, whose amino-acid sequence MLVFRGSPKSNRKPIRSVDLMRQDEAKELDGSVKNVLPRRMPKGEARVLDAVNIKNDFYSSIMDWGKNSILAVALGSDLFLWNSTNSEVHKLLHVDDQRDFPTSVAWSENAKTLAVGYRRSKLQLWDVETSKLVRRFENHKDRIATVAWNGHVLTSGSRDTSIINHDVRAGSNVASRLQAHKEEVCGLKWSEGGNVLASGGNENLLYIWDSSKMNSSRFLFRFREHCAAVKALAWCPYQSEVLASGGGTEDGCIKLWNTKKGTCIKTIETNAQVCGLEWNRHHKEILSAHGYSRGELIKNQLCIWRYPSMENVGNLNRHRSRILHVSQSPDGLTVVSAVGDETLRFWEIFGPPSIDKISPLDSLLSLKTSPLR is encoded by the exons ATGTTGGTTTTTAGGGGAAGTCCAAAATCAAACCGAAAGCCGATCCGTTCTGTTGATCTGATGCGACAGGATGAAGCAAAGGAATTGGACggtagtgttaaaaatgttctGCCTCGAAGAATGCCTAAG GGGGAAGCTAGGGTTCTGGATGCAGTAAACATAAAAAATGACTTTTACTCCAGCATCATGGATTGGGGGAAGAACAGTATTCTTGCAGTTGCTCTGGGGAGCGATTTGTTCCTCTGGAACTCGACGAACAGCGAAGTGCACAAGCTGCTGCATGTTGATGATCAGCGTGATTTCCCAACAAGTGTAGCCTGGTCTGAAAATGCTAaaactttagccgttggataTAGGCGATCCAAGCTCCAACTTTGGGATGTTGAGACCTCCAAGCTT GTTAGGAGGTTTGAAAACCATAAGGACAGGATAGCCACCGTTGCGTGGAATGGTCACGTTTTAACTTCCGGCAGCCGCGACACATCCATCATCAACCATGATG TCAGAGCAGGGAGCAATGTGGCTTCCAGATTGCAGGCACACAAAGAAGAAGTGTGCGGTTTGAAATGGTCAGAAGGAGGCAATGTACTGGCAAGTGGAGGCAATGAGAATCTTCTGTACATCTGGGACTCATCGAAAATGAACTCGAGCCGTTTTTTGTTTCGGTTTAGAGAGCATTGTGCTGCAGTCAAGGCCCTCGCATGGTGTCCATATCAGTCTGAGGTGCTTGCCTCTGGTGGAGGCACAGAAGATGGGTGTATTAAGTTATGGAATACAAAAAAGGGAACCTGCATTAAAACCATTGAAACCAATGCTCAG GTCTGTGGACTGGAGTGGAACAGGCATCACAAGGAGATTCTGAGTGCCCATGGCTATAGTCGAGGCGAGCTCATCAAGAATCAGCTGTGCATTTGGAGGTATCCCTCTATGGAGAATGTCGGAAACTTGAATCGCCACAGATCCAGAATCCTCCACGTTTCCCAG AGCCCCGACGGGTTAACTGTGGTATCAGCTGTCGGAGATGAGACACTTCGATTCTGGGAGATCTTCGGACCACCAAGCATTGACAAAATCTCTCCTCTGGATAGTCTCTTATCTCTCAAGACTTCTCCCTTACGATGA
- the LOC126621583 gene encoding cell division cycle 20.3, cofactor of APC complex-like isoform X1, translating to MQELQSDWCSPTRLQTSPIARFDFPGDRFIPSRSLMDLDQARSLLTNRTTPTRNSNFNDVYRRSLEDKLTLDSDGNPFRMLVFRGSPKSNRKPIRSVDLMRQDEAKELDGSVKNVLPRRMPKGEARVLDAVNIKNDFYSSIMDWGKNSILAVALGSDLFLWNSTNSEVHKLLHVDDQRDFPTSVAWSENAKTLAVGYRRSKLQLWDVETSKLVRRFENHKDRIATVAWNGHVLTSGSRDTSIINHDVRAGSNVASRLQAHKEEVCGLKWSEGGNVLASGGNENLLYIWDSSKMNSSRFLFRFREHCAAVKALAWCPYQSEVLASGGGTEDGCIKLWNTKKGTCIKTIETNAQVCGLEWNRHHKEILSAHGYSRGELIKNQLCIWRYPSMENVGNLNRHRSRILHVSQSPDGLTVVSAVGDETLRFWEIFGPPSIDKISPLDSLLSLKTSPLR from the exons ATGCAGGAACTTCAATCGGATTGGTGCTCCCCTACTCGCCTCCAAACCAGCCCCATTGCCCGATTCGATTTTCCG GGAGATCGGTTTATACCCAGTAGGAGTTTGATGGATCTTGATCAAGCCCGCAGTTTATTGACCAACAGAACAACGCCGACCCGCAATTCGAATTTCAAT GATGTATACAGACGGAGCTTAGAGGACAAACTGACTTTGGATTCGGATGGGAATCCATTTAGGATGTTGGTTTTTAGGGGAAGTCCAAAATCAAACCGAAAGCCGATCCGTTCTGTTGATCTGATGCGACAGGATGAAGCAAAGGAATTGGACggtagtgttaaaaatgttctGCCTCGAAGAATGCCTAAG GGGGAAGCTAGGGTTCTGGATGCAGTAAACATAAAAAATGACTTTTACTCCAGCATCATGGATTGGGGGAAGAACAGTATTCTTGCAGTTGCTCTGGGGAGCGATTTGTTCCTCTGGAACTCGACGAACAGCGAAGTGCACAAGCTGCTGCATGTTGATGATCAGCGTGATTTCCCAACAAGTGTAGCCTGGTCTGAAAATGCTAaaactttagccgttggataTAGGCGATCCAAGCTCCAACTTTGGGATGTTGAGACCTCCAAGCTT GTTAGGAGGTTTGAAAACCATAAGGACAGGATAGCCACCGTTGCGTGGAATGGTCACGTTTTAACTTCCGGCAGCCGCGACACATCCATCATCAACCATGATG TCAGAGCAGGGAGCAATGTGGCTTCCAGATTGCAGGCACACAAAGAAGAAGTGTGCGGTTTGAAATGGTCAGAAGGAGGCAATGTACTGGCAAGTGGAGGCAATGAGAATCTTCTGTACATCTGGGACTCATCGAAAATGAACTCGAGCCGTTTTTTGTTTCGGTTTAGAGAGCATTGTGCTGCAGTCAAGGCCCTCGCATGGTGTCCATATCAGTCTGAGGTGCTTGCCTCTGGTGGAGGCACAGAAGATGGGTGTATTAAGTTATGGAATACAAAAAAGGGAACCTGCATTAAAACCATTGAAACCAATGCTCAG GTCTGTGGACTGGAGTGGAACAGGCATCACAAGGAGATTCTGAGTGCCCATGGCTATAGTCGAGGCGAGCTCATCAAGAATCAGCTGTGCATTTGGAGGTATCCCTCTATGGAGAATGTCGGAAACTTGAATCGCCACAGATCCAGAATCCTCCACGTTTCCCAG AGCCCCGACGGGTTAACTGTGGTATCAGCTGTCGGAGATGAGACACTTCGATTCTGGGAGATCTTCGGACCACCAAGCATTGACAAAATCTCTCCTCTGGATAGTCTCTTATCTCTCAAGACTTCTCCCTTACGATGA